The Sinomicrobium kalidii genome contains a region encoding:
- a CDS encoding DUF2062 domain-containing protein: MPGYKVCVLIPTYNNERTLKRVIDGVLAHTGDVIVINDGSTDTTAEILSAYPELRQIHLPENRGKGLALRTGFDLAVKEGFDFAITIDSDGQHFPEDIPVFINVLKKEPDPGVLLIGARDMDQESVPGKSSFGNRFSNFWYWVETGIRLSDTQSGYRLYPLRELEKLSFFTNRFEFEIEVIVKAAWKGIRVKNVPVRVYYDKTERVSHFRPVKDFFRISLLNTWLVFLTFFYIRPREFFRNIKKKGFKHFIMEDILGSYDSPRKKALSIALGVFVGLSPFWGLHTPIVIFMALALKLNKVIAFTASNISIPPFIPFVIYASLETGNFILGEKHSFSISEIHGNTDILNHIKAYVIGSFSLGVVAASLFGMLAYVFLSYFDKKMTLHNG; this comes from the coding sequence ATGCCCGGATACAAGGTTTGTGTACTTATCCCCACCTATAACAATGAACGCACACTGAAGCGTGTTATAGACGGTGTACTGGCACATACCGGGGATGTTATTGTAATCAATGACGGTTCGACGGACACCACGGCAGAAATTCTGTCTGCTTACCCGGAACTCCGGCAGATACACCTTCCCGAAAACAGGGGAAAAGGCCTTGCACTGCGTACCGGTTTTGATCTTGCGGTAAAAGAAGGATTTGATTTTGCCATAACCATAGATTCTGACGGACAACATTTCCCGGAAGACATTCCCGTATTTATCAACGTACTGAAAAAAGAACCGGACCCCGGGGTTCTCCTGATCGGTGCCAGGGACATGGACCAGGAAAGTGTTCCCGGAAAAAGCAGTTTCGGCAACCGGTTTTCCAATTTCTGGTATTGGGTGGAAACCGGTATCCGCCTCAGCGACACACAATCGGGTTACAGGCTTTACCCGCTACGGGAACTGGAAAAGCTGAGTTTCTTCACCAACAGGTTTGAATTTGAAATAGAAGTCATCGTAAAGGCAGCCTGGAAAGGTATCCGGGTAAAAAATGTTCCTGTACGCGTATATTATGACAAAACCGAAAGGGTCTCCCATTTCCGGCCGGTAAAAGATTTTTTCCGGATAAGCCTGCTGAACACCTGGCTGGTCTTTCTTACATTTTTTTATATCCGCCCCCGGGAATTTTTCCGGAACATAAAAAAAAAGGGCTTTAAACACTTTATCATGGAAGACATCCTGGGCAGTTACGATTCTCCCAGGAAAAAGGCACTGTCCATAGCCCTCGGGGTTTTTGTGGGGCTTTCCCCGTTCTGGGGCCTCCACACGCCTATTGTTATTTTTATGGCCCTTGCGCTTAAACTGAACAAGGTCATTGCCTTCACGGCTTCCAACATAAGCATCCCTCCCTTTATTCCGTTCGTGATCTATGCCAGCCTTGAGACCGGGAACTTTATACTGGGGGAAAAACACAGCTTTTCGATCAGTGAAATACACGGTAATACCGACATTCTGAACCACATAAAGGCCTATGTTATCGGCAGTTTTTCACTGGGGGTCGTCGCAGCTTCCCTTTTCGGAATGCTGGCCTATGTTTTTCTATCGTATTTCGATAAAAAAATGACGCTGCACAATGGATAG
- a CDS encoding LolA family protein: MRNFVYILILTVTTLQAQTPMTAAEAVSFREKVSERATAVKTITSNFTQRKHLGFLSNDIVSGGKLAFKAPDKVKWEYTEPFEYTVVFRDEMLYINDSGKKSQVDMGSSKMFGTLNDLIVKSIRGDMFDDNKFSITYFKKEKRNEVRFSPKDESFKKHISAFLITFDTNGDVTGIKMTEPSGDYTHITFSNRTVNQPLDDAIFTN; this comes from the coding sequence ATGCGTAATTTTGTTTACATACTCATTTTAACCGTAACCACCCTGCAGGCACAAACCCCAATGACTGCTGCCGAAGCTGTTTCCTTCAGGGAAAAAGTATCCGAAAGGGCAACAGCCGTAAAGACCATTACAAGCAATTTTACCCAGCGCAAACACCTTGGCTTTTTGTCCAATGATATCGTTTCCGGCGGAAAACTGGCATTCAAGGCACCGGATAAGGTGAAATGGGAATACACGGAGCCTTTCGAATATACTGTGGTTTTCAGGGATGAAATGCTCTACATTAACGACAGCGGAAAAAAAAGCCAGGTGGATATGGGATCGAGCAAAATGTTCGGGACACTGAATGACCTTATCGTAAAAAGTATCAGGGGCGATATGTTTGATGATAATAAGTTTTCCATAACCTATTTCAAAAAAGAAAAGCGCAATGAAGTCCGTTTTTCCCCGAAAGACGAAAGTTTTAAAAAACACATCAGCGCTTTTCTGATAACGTTCGACACCAATGGAGACGTGACCGGGATCAAAATGACAGAACCTTCCGGAGACTATACCCATATCACTTTCAGCAACCGGACCGTAAACCAACCCCTGGATGATGCGATATTTACCAATTAG
- a CDS encoding phytoene desaturase family protein has translation MKQHYDIVIIGSGLGGLVSANILAREGYSVCVLEKNNQYGGNLQTFTRDKTIFDTGVHYIGGLSEGQNLHRYFRYLGITDELSLKKLDENGFDVITFDNDDKEYHYAQGYENFIDTLSAQFPKEQTAIKAYCSRLRETCAQFPLYELKHGKPYYDNTEVFRTGAKTYIDSLTKNKKLRAVLAGTNFLYAGDAERTPFYVHALSVNSYIESAYRCVNGGSQISRILIRKLKQYGGETYKYHEVTGFDVGENRITGVRTKNGKQIKGNTFISNIEPKLTIDLIGEDKFRKSYVSRIKNIENTVSAFSLYIVLNPGTFKYLNRNYYHFRDHTKVWDAQNYTEESWPEGYMVSMGVKKDTRTWGDSLTAMTYMRYEEVKHWENTFNTVASKNDRGQTYEEFKARKTECFLRELEKKFPGLRECIHAVYASTPLSYRDYIGCHQGSMYGYVKDVNNHMRSFVSPRTKIKNLFFTGQSINMHGILGVTIGAVITCSEILGKDYLLNQIIETSKQEEVS, from the coding sequence ATGAAGCAACATTACGATATTGTTATCATAGGAAGCGGCCTCGGCGGACTGGTCTCGGCAAACATACTGGCACGGGAAGGTTACAGCGTATGTGTCCTTGAAAAAAACAACCAGTACGGGGGCAACCTGCAAACCTTTACAAGGGACAAGACCATTTTCGATACCGGAGTCCATTATATCGGCGGCCTTTCCGAAGGACAAAATCTGCACCGTTATTTCCGGTATCTCGGTATTACGGACGAGCTCAGCTTGAAAAAGCTTGACGAAAACGGTTTTGATGTCATTACTTTTGATAATGACGACAAGGAATACCATTATGCCCAGGGTTATGAAAATTTTATCGATACCCTGTCGGCACAATTCCCCAAAGAACAAACCGCAATAAAAGCTTATTGCAGCAGGTTGCGGGAAACCTGTGCCCAGTTTCCCCTTTACGAACTCAAACACGGAAAACCTTATTACGACAATACCGAGGTATTCCGGACCGGGGCAAAAACATATATCGATTCCCTTACCAAAAACAAAAAACTGCGGGCAGTACTGGCCGGAACAAATTTTCTTTATGCCGGGGATGCGGAGCGCACCCCTTTTTATGTACATGCCCTTTCGGTAAACTCCTATATTGAAAGTGCATATCGCTGTGTAAACGGGGGGAGCCAGATCTCCAGAATCCTGATCCGGAAATTAAAGCAGTATGGCGGGGAAACTTATAAATATCACGAGGTCACCGGGTTCGATGTCGGGGAAAACAGGATTACCGGCGTTCGTACCAAAAACGGAAAGCAGATAAAAGGGAACACATTTATCTCCAACATAGAACCCAAACTCACCATAGACCTTATCGGGGAAGACAAATTCCGGAAATCTTATGTATCGCGGATAAAAAACATAGAAAACACCGTTTCGGCCTTCAGCCTTTACATTGTCCTGAACCCCGGCACTTTTAAATATCTGAACCGGAATTATTACCACTTCAGGGATCATACAAAAGTATGGGATGCACAGAATTACACCGAAGAAAGCTGGCCCGAAGGATATATGGTATCCATGGGCGTTAAAAAAGATACCCGTACCTGGGGAGACAGCCTTACGGCTATGACCTATATGCGCTATGAGGAAGTAAAACACTGGGAAAATACTTTCAATACCGTAGCGAGCAAAAACGACCGCGGGCAAACCTATGAAGAGTTCAAGGCCCGGAAAACCGAATGCTTTTTACGGGAACTGGAGAAAAAATTCCCGGGCCTGCGTGAATGTATTCATGCCGTTTATGCCTCCACTCCCCTATCATACAGGGATTATATAGGCTGTCACCAGGGCTCGATGTACGGTTATGTTAAGGATGTCAACAATCATATGCGGTCTTTTGTCTCCCCCCGGACCAAGATAAAAAACCTGTTTTTCACCGGGCAGAGCATCAACATGCACGGTATCCTTGGAGTTACCATAGGAGCGGTCATTACCTGTTCGGAAATACTGGGCAAGGACTACCTGCTCAACCAAATAATCGAAACCAGTAAACAAGAGGAAGTTTCATAA
- a CDS encoding porin family protein, with the protein MKKHLLTALLIFVTGTSLFAQVKVRPGIKAGFNASTITNTESSSRKIGFDGGMFVNIHFARFYEMQVETSYSNQGGSWDDYNYYDPYEDEYLYAGEDDMNLHYFTLGVANKFFVVPGAGFHFIIGPSLDILLSSSDEYDITPADLSFFAGIGYEFPTGLGLEIRYKQGVIDIRDGYADYVDDYDLDYYTSDSRLNSVLQVGVFYKFNF; encoded by the coding sequence ATGAAAAAGCATTTACTTACTGCATTATTGATCTTCGTTACGGGTACTTCCCTCTTCGCCCAGGTAAAAGTAAGACCTGGGATCAAAGCCGGGTTCAATGCGTCGACGATTACAAATACGGAAAGTTCTTCACGCAAGATCGGGTTTGACGGAGGCATGTTCGTCAACATTCACTTTGCACGTTTTTACGAAATGCAGGTAGAGACCTCCTATTCCAACCAGGGGGGTTCATGGGACGATTATAATTATTACGATCCCTATGAAGATGAATATCTCTATGCAGGTGAAGACGATATGAACCTGCATTATTTTACCCTTGGTGTCGCCAACAAGTTTTTTGTTGTTCCGGGGGCGGGTTTTCATTTCATAATTGGTCCCAGCCTGGATATTCTCCTGTCCAGCAGTGATGAATACGACATTACCCCTGCCGACCTTTCCTTTTTTGCAGGTATAGGCTATGAATTCCCCACGGGACTGGGCCTGGAAATACGTTACAAACAGGGTGTTATAGATATCAGGGACGGCTATGCCGATTATGTGGATGATTACGACCTGGATTACTACACCAGCGACAGCAGGTTAAATTCCGTACTCCAGGTAGGTGTTTTTTACAAGTTCAATTTTTAA
- a CDS encoding C45 family autoproteolytic acyltransferase/hydolase produces MLRAYAIKKAAGLSAILIMLAGCGISGSLRDRPDITSYHQTIPERTEISDTSFVSGNNFLRRNKQGLWELYVEGDPMERGLAMGTLTKELFRRQERVFLSKVDELVPSKFKKALLRKFLAWYNRKVYKHVPEEYKAEIYGLSRYASPEYNNLAEPYLRVLYFHGAHDIGHALQDLALVGCSSFAVRGDKTGDGSLLIGRNFDFYAGDEFAREKIVAFVNPDSGYKFMSVTWAGMIGVVSGMNEHGLTVTINAGKSKIPLVAKTPISIVTREILQYASTIEEAIAIAKKRSVFVSESIFVGSAADKKAVIIEVSPENFGVYSVPNSDRMICTNHFQSDAYKNDRRNSRHIEESHSEYRYERLEELLTEYRKISPEIAVSILRNKDGLHDKKIGYGNEKALNQLLAHHGVVFKPEQRLAWVSSNPYQLGEFVAYDLNTIFNRYKNDNPASVSVDSLAIAEDPFLYTEAYRNYEKYRQLKKKVQYHIQNKKSIAPETLRELRESNPDLWEVHYLIGKYYYQKKYYKAALPAFREAASKEVTTVPDREMLNRYIRKSENRSNR; encoded by the coding sequence ATGCTTAGGGCATACGCAATAAAAAAGGCAGCAGGTCTTTCCGCCATACTCATTATGCTGGCGGGGTGCGGTATTTCCGGATCCCTCAGGGACCGGCCCGATATAACTTCATACCATCAGACGATCCCCGAACGAACAGAAATTTCAGACACCTCTTTCGTCTCGGGCAATAACTTCCTCCGCAGGAACAAACAGGGCCTCTGGGAACTTTACGTCGAAGGCGACCCCATGGAACGGGGACTGGCCATGGGAACCCTGACAAAAGAACTCTTCCGCAGGCAGGAACGCGTATTCCTTTCAAAAGTGGACGAACTGGTCCCTTCAAAATTCAAAAAGGCCCTTCTTCGCAAATTCCTGGCCTGGTACAACCGTAAGGTATATAAGCATGTACCTGAAGAATACAAGGCCGAGATATACGGTCTTTCCCGCTATGCGTCACCGGAATACAACAATCTGGCCGAACCCTACCTGCGGGTATTGTATTTCCACGGGGCACACGATATCGGTCATGCCCTGCAGGACCTCGCCCTTGTCGGATGTTCTTCCTTTGCTGTTCGCGGAGATAAGACCGGCGACGGCAGTCTTCTCATAGGCAGGAATTTTGATTTCTACGCCGGGGATGAATTTGCCAGGGAAAAGATCGTCGCTTTTGTAAACCCCGATAGCGGCTATAAATTCATGTCCGTTACCTGGGCAGGGATGATCGGCGTGGTTTCCGGAATGAATGAACACGGACTTACGGTGACCATAAATGCGGGAAAATCCAAAATACCATTGGTGGCCAAAACCCCTATTTCAATTGTTACGAGAGAAATCCTCCAGTATGCTTCCACTATTGAAGAAGCCATTGCCATCGCAAAAAAAAGAAGTGTCTTTGTCTCCGAATCCATATTCGTAGGCAGTGCCGCCGATAAAAAAGCGGTCATCATAGAAGTATCTCCGGAAAATTTCGGGGTCTATTCCGTTCCGAATTCCGACCGGATGATCTGTACCAATCACTTTCAGAGCGATGCCTACAAAAACGACCGGCGAAACAGCAGACATATTGAAGAAAGCCATTCCGAATACCGTTACGAACGCCTTGAAGAACTTCTTACGGAATACCGAAAAATCTCCCCGGAAATTGCTGTCAGCATACTCCGTAACAAAGACGGCCTGCACGATAAAAAGATAGGTTACGGGAATGAAAAAGCCCTGAACCAGTTACTGGCACATCACGGCGTGGTGTTCAAACCCGAACAACGCCTCGCCTGGGTATCTTCCAATCCCTATCAACTGGGAGAATTTGTTGCCTACGACCTCAACACCATTTTTAACAGGTATAAAAATGACAATCCCGCGTCTGTTTCTGTTGATTCGTTAGCCATTGCGGAAGACCCGTTCCTCTACACCGAAGCCTATCGGAATTACGAAAAATACAGGCAACTGAAGAAAAAAGTGCAATACCATATACAAAACAAAAAAAGCATTGCCCCCGAAACCCTGCGTGAATTAAGGGAAAGTAATCCGGACTTATGGGAAGTTCATTATCTCATCGGAAAATACTACTATCAGAAGAAATATTACAAAGCAGCCCTGCCGGCATTCCGGGAAGCGGCTTCCAAAGAAGTGACCACCGTACCCGACAGGGAAATGCTAAACCGGTACATCCGGAAATCCGAAAACAGATCAAACAGGTAA
- a CDS encoding 3-hydroxyacyl-ACP dehydratase translates to MLLKDFYVLNTLTVTDNLATAHITIDKDHEIFKGHFPGNPVTPGVCMMQIIRELTEKVVKKKLFMASSSNVKFIAIINPEKNPDLELKLDISEADGTYRVKNTTRFEDTVALKLTSTFTCK, encoded by the coding sequence ATGCTGCTGAAAGATTTTTACGTACTGAATACCCTTACGGTCACAGACAACCTCGCCACTGCACATATCACCATTGACAAGGACCACGAGATATTCAAGGGCCATTTTCCGGGTAATCCCGTAACTCCCGGTGTTTGCATGATGCAGATCATCCGGGAACTCACGGAAAAGGTGGTGAAGAAAAAACTGTTCATGGCCTCGTCGAGCAATGTAAAGTTCATTGCCATTATCAATCCCGAAAAAAATCCCGACCTGGAACTCAAACTGGATATTTCTGAGGCCGACGGAACATATAGGGTTAAAAATACCACCCGGTTCGAAGACACCGTTGCCTTAAAACTCACCAGTACGTTTACCTGTAAATAA
- a CDS encoding 1-acyl-sn-glycerol-3-phosphate acyltransferase: MDRLFCNIYHKLVRKRPGFYILLAVLFTLLGFTASQIRFEEDITGLIPENEKTANVQKVLKATNFADKIIVDISVQPEGSTEDLTRYAAQFLDSVRQDSGKYIKHIQGSVADEDVLRTLDFLYRNLPLFLDREDYAVLKDRIHKDSIAAITRKNYRTLIAPTGIVAKKHILKDPLGLSFIALEKLRQLHAGDDFVIQDGFLFSRDKKHILLFISPAFETGETAKNEALVRNLHRIKDTLNRSFRNKVKSEYFGAPLVAVANAQQVKQDIRVTISVVTLVLLLILIGFYKKLITPVILFIPTIFGGLLALAFLYILRERISAISLGIGSVLLGITLDYSLHILTHLRNNNDVKTLYKETLRPILMSSLTTALAFLCLLLLHSQALQDLGIFVAISVMGASCFALLFIPGTYGKKVPAGHIRNSLLDRLAKYPLHKNKWAIGILGGVLLISLFTYREVRFDHDITKLNYEPASVKKAQQQLESFTDIASKSVYIIAYGKTGQEVLETNDRIYRKLKQLKAEKRVHSFSSAGIFLTSEKVQEQKIALWESFWDERTAEQTRNYLVESGNELGFKPDSFNAFFELLDKDFTRLQSEDYAELDFFPTEDFISGKNDLVTAATVVKAEKEEMREVFHTFRDYPGTMVIDRQQINETFLGNLKNDFNRLIGYSFLVILILIFLFFRNFSLTLVTCIPICLTWILTIGIMGMVHMEFNIFNIIISTFIFGLGIDYSIFMTNGLLLEYSTGEKTVVTYKTSVVLSVITTMLGIGALIFARHPALHSIALVSVIGILCAVFVTFTIQPLLFRIFIGTRNKRPVTLRLLLHSSLSFLYFGTGGILLSLLSSTLMKIIPVSKKTKMRWFHIGISRFMKSVLYTNPFVEKKVINQSGENFKKPALVIANHTSFLDILALGMLHPNMIFLVNDWVYRSPVFGKIAQLAGFYPVSGGIEKGIGHLQKKVEQGYFPIVFPEGTRSRTNKIRRFHKGAFYLSEKLGLDIIPVLIHGNSEVLPKGDHIIRDGSITIKILDRISPDDLYWGNNYTRRTKNISRYFRNEFQKLRDEIEHDTYFHPLVLENYKYKDRRIYKNVKAALKTNADQYTKILKSTGNRDTIIHLGKDCGQLDLLLILYNAERKLTSHIENKKTRAILRNSYTANRSKMFFPDTAEEALAGNFHTLIICEDRIGEVNWETLVENGMNRLILQKRKERSKPDLPPRGFVLIFENDNLLICEKER, translated from the coding sequence ATGGATAGGCTTTTCTGCAATATATACCATAAGCTCGTTCGGAAAAGGCCGGGGTTTTATATACTTTTGGCCGTACTCTTCACCTTATTGGGCTTTACGGCATCTCAAATACGCTTCGAAGAGGATATCACCGGACTGATCCCCGAAAACGAAAAGACGGCAAATGTCCAAAAGGTACTGAAAGCCACAAATTTTGCGGACAAGATCATTGTCGATATCAGTGTACAGCCCGAAGGCAGCACGGAAGACCTCACCCGTTATGCCGCGCAGTTCCTGGACAGTGTCCGCCAGGATTCCGGGAAGTACATCAAACACATACAGGGCAGCGTTGCGGATGAGGATGTTCTCCGTACCCTTGATTTCCTCTACCGTAACCTGCCCCTTTTTCTCGATCGTGAGGACTATGCCGTTCTGAAAGACCGGATACATAAAGACAGTATTGCCGCCATTACCCGGAAAAATTACAGAACACTGATAGCCCCCACCGGGATCGTGGCCAAAAAACATATACTGAAAGACCCGCTGGGATTGTCTTTCATTGCCCTCGAAAAGTTACGGCAACTCCACGCAGGTGATGATTTTGTCATTCAGGACGGCTTTCTGTTCAGCAGGGACAAAAAGCATATCCTCCTCTTTATCTCCCCGGCTTTTGAAACCGGTGAGACCGCCAAAAACGAAGCACTTGTCAGGAATCTTCACCGCATAAAGGACACGTTGAACCGTTCCTTTCGCAACAAGGTCAAAAGTGAATACTTCGGAGCTCCCTTAGTGGCGGTGGCCAACGCACAACAGGTAAAACAGGATATTCGTGTTACAATCAGTGTGGTGACATTGGTGTTGCTTCTTATTCTGATCGGGTTTTACAAAAAGCTAATTACCCCCGTAATACTTTTTATCCCGACAATTTTCGGCGGATTGCTCGCCCTGGCCTTCCTTTATATCCTTCGGGAAAGAATATCGGCAATTTCACTGGGCATAGGCTCGGTATTGCTGGGCATTACCCTGGATTATTCCCTGCATATCCTGACTCACCTCAGGAATAACAATGATGTCAAAACATTGTACAAAGAGACCCTGAGACCCATCCTGATGAGTAGCCTCACCACTGCCCTGGCCTTTTTGTGCCTGTTACTGTTGCATTCCCAGGCACTGCAGGACCTCGGTATTTTTGTAGCCATAAGTGTTATGGGAGCTTCCTGTTTTGCCCTGCTTTTTATTCCGGGGACTTACGGAAAAAAAGTTCCCGCCGGACATATCCGTAATTCCCTTCTTGACCGTCTGGCAAAATATCCTCTGCATAAAAACAAATGGGCCATTGGTATCCTGGGGGGAGTATTACTGATATCCCTGTTCACCTATCGGGAAGTCCGGTTCGACCATGATATCACCAAACTCAATTACGAACCTGCATCCGTAAAGAAGGCCCAACAGCAACTGGAAAGCTTTACCGATATCGCATCAAAGTCTGTTTATATCATTGCTTATGGCAAGACCGGGCAGGAAGTGCTGGAAACCAATGACCGCATTTACCGGAAGTTAAAACAACTCAAGGCAGAAAAACGGGTACACAGCTTCAGTTCGGCAGGTATTTTTCTCACTTCAGAAAAGGTCCAGGAGCAAAAAATAGCCCTATGGGAATCTTTCTGGGATGAAAGAACAGCAGAGCAAACCAGGAATTACCTGGTGGAAAGCGGAAATGAACTGGGTTTTAAACCGGACAGTTTCAACGCTTTCTTTGAACTGTTGGACAAGGATTTCACCCGTTTACAAAGTGAAGACTACGCCGAACTTGATTTTTTTCCGACAGAGGATTTTATTTCCGGAAAGAACGATCTGGTCACTGCCGCTACGGTAGTAAAGGCGGAAAAAGAAGAGATGCGGGAAGTCTTTCATACCTTCCGGGATTATCCCGGCACAATGGTCATAGACCGTCAGCAGATCAACGAAACTTTTCTGGGGAACCTGAAAAATGATTTTAACCGCCTTATCGGGTATTCATTTCTCGTAATTCTGATACTTATTTTCCTTTTTTTCAGGAACTTTTCCCTTACCCTGGTCACCTGCATTCCCATATGCCTTACGTGGATACTGACCATTGGCATTATGGGAATGGTTCATATGGAGTTTAATATTTTCAATATCATCATTTCCACTTTTATTTTCGGACTGGGCATTGATTACAGCATATTCATGACCAACGGATTGTTACTGGAATACAGCACGGGAGAAAAAACGGTCGTTACCTACAAAACCTCCGTAGTACTGTCGGTGATTACCACGATGCTGGGCATCGGGGCACTGATATTTGCCAGACATCCGGCGCTGCATTCCATTGCGCTGGTTTCGGTAATCGGCATACTCTGTGCCGTGTTTGTTACTTTTACCATCCAGCCCCTGCTTTTCCGCATTTTTATCGGTACGCGTAACAAAAGACCGGTAACACTCCGGCTGCTTCTGCATTCTTCCCTTTCCTTCCTGTATTTCGGTACCGGGGGAATTTTGCTTTCCCTGCTGAGTTCTACTCTAATGAAGATCATTCCCGTATCGAAAAAAACAAAAATGCGCTGGTTCCACATCGGGATCTCCCGGTTTATGAAATCGGTATTATACACCAACCCGTTTGTGGAAAAGAAGGTAATCAATCAAAGTGGGGAAAATTTTAAAAAACCGGCACTGGTCATAGCCAATCACACTTCTTTCCTGGATATACTTGCACTGGGCATGCTGCACCCCAATATGATATTCCTTGTCAACGATTGGGTTTATCGTTCCCCCGTATTCGGTAAAATAGCACAACTTGCAGGTTTCTATCCCGTTTCAGGAGGAATCGAAAAAGGGATCGGTCATTTGCAAAAGAAAGTGGAACAGGGGTACTTTCCCATAGTATTTCCCGAAGGAACAAGATCCCGTACCAACAAAATAAGACGTTTTCACAAGGGGGCATTCTATCTTTCCGAAAAACTCGGTCTTGATATTATCCCCGTACTCATTCACGGCAATTCGGAAGTCCTTCCCAAAGGCGACCACATCATAAGGGACGGTAGCATCACGATAAAGATACTGGACAGGATATCTCCGGACGATCTGTACTGGGGAAATAATTATACCCGGAGAACGAAGAACATCAGCCGGTACTTCAGGAATGAATTTCAGAAGCTACGTGATGAGATCGAGCATGACACCTACTTTCATCCTCTCGTACTGGAAAATTACAAATACAAGGACCGCCGGATATACAAAAATGTGAAAGCGGCCCTGAAGACCAATGCGGACCAATATACCAAAATCCTGAAAAGCACGGGAAACAGGGATACCATTATCCACCTCGGAAAGGACTGCGGACAACTCGATCTCCTGCTCATACTGTATAACGCGGAAAGAAAACTGACCAGTCACATCGAAAATAAAAAAACGAGGGCCATATTGCGCAACAGCTATACCGCAAACCGTTCAAAAATGTTTTTCCCCGATACTGCGGAAGAAGCATTGGCCGGTAATTTTCATACTCTCATTATTTGTGAAGACCGTATCGGGGAAGTAAATTGGGAAACCCTTGTGGAAAACGGGATGAATAGATTAATTTTACAAAAGCGAAAAGAAAGATCAAAACCGGATCTGCCCCCCCGGGGTTTTGTTCTCATTTTTGAAAACGACAACCTGTTGATCTGTGAAAAAGAACGGTAA
- a CDS encoding cupin-like domain-containing protein — MGQFKTIPVPRVKNITKKEFIENYYKPRRPVLIEGLTENWSARKKWTLDYIQQRAGDQVVPLYNNKPAKGKQSVYAPVKEMELSRYIEILKTEPTDLRIFFYNILDHMPELLKDFEYPDIGLKFFKRLPALFFGGGNSKVFMHYDIDLPDSMHFHFHGDKSVTLFSPEQTKYLYRVPFSIHNLDKIDMDKPDFDKYPALRYARGIRAEMKHGDALFMPGGYWHYIKYLNGGFSMTLRALPRKPGKFATMLYNVFIMRHFDNNMRRFFGQKWLDYKETLAVKKTNKKLVKLQGINA; from the coding sequence ATGGGACAGTTCAAAACCATACCCGTACCACGAGTAAAGAACATTACCAAAAAGGAATTTATAGAAAACTACTATAAACCACGCCGCCCCGTACTCATTGAAGGCCTAACCGAAAACTGGAGCGCCCGTAAAAAATGGACCCTCGACTATATTCAGCAACGGGCCGGAGACCAGGTAGTGCCCCTTTACAACAATAAGCCTGCAAAAGGAAAACAAAGCGTTTATGCCCCGGTGAAGGAAATGGAACTCTCCCGCTATATCGAAATACTGAAAACCGAACCTACCGACCTGCGTATCTTCTTTTACAATATCCTGGATCACATGCCGGAACTCCTCAAGGATTTCGAATATCCCGATATCGGGCTGAAATTCTTTAAACGGTTGCCGGCCCTGTTCTTCGGAGGTGGCAATTCAAAGGTTTTCATGCATTACGATATCGATCTTCCGGACAGCATGCACTTTCACTTTCACGGCGATAAAAGCGTGACCCTCTTTTCCCCGGAACAGACAAAATACCTGTATCGCGTGCCCTTTTCCATTCACAATCTCGATAAAATAGACATGGACAAACCGGATTTTGACAAATACCCCGCCCTTCGGTATGCCCGAGGTATCCGGGCCGAAATGAAACACGGGGACGCCTTGTTCATGCCCGGCGGGTACTGGCATTATATCAAATATCTCAACGGCGGCTTTTCCATGACCCTGAGAGCGTTGCCCCGCAAACCGGGAAAATTTGCGACAATGCTCTACAACGTGTTCATCATGCGGCACTTTGACAATAATATGCGCCGGTTTTTCGGGCAGAAATGGCTGGATTACAAGGAAACACTCGCCGTAAAGAAAACAAACAAAAAACTGGTCAAATTACAGGGGATTAATGCTTAG